The proteins below come from a single Vanessa atalanta chromosome 21, ilVanAtal1.2, whole genome shotgun sequence genomic window:
- the LOC125072463 gene encoding malate synthase, glyoxysomal-like, which yields MAGVLLLQSSPPKLEDIQKRIFNKDALEFLAKLHREFDVKIDQLYKNRLKYAVVLKSGSPLKFKESSERKDFSWKIAPLPPRLNNRHLDLGDVSASNSAHFIAALDSDVQGVQVDFDDGHCPTWRNQLLAFNNINLAVNGKLPGAPISITTCPILMLRPRAWNMIDHDILIDGKEAIGALVDFGILMFHNAKKLHEANSGPYFYLSKLEGASEARLWNEIFVWTQKQLDIPQQTIKACVLIENIVSTFEMDEILYALKDHCIGLNCGIWDYCASIVAKFGDKREFLLPDRNKYVNMDQKFLNSYMKLVVNTCHSRGALATGGMAAAMLKPGTDGTDESSKIIVNKVLEAKLKEIEAGVDGFMVYDSRIVPYVNELWKKSGATPNQIHRILDLKVTPEDLLLIPSGGVTMQGLKHNVAVTILFIYHWLAGIGHFFYSGNVEDSATAEISRTQIWQWIRFSPYLEEDSNKQVTLKLVEKVASNFAAHAHKNLCRSNAERKRLTAAMYMSLELFLCRNPPEFITSYLNDNHKFRTLHNKSLLSNL from the exons ATGGCTGGTGTCTTGTTATTACAATCTTCCCCGCCTAAATTGGAGGATATTCAAAaacgaatttttaataaagacgCTCTTGAATTCCTAGCAAAGTTGCATAGAGAATTTGATGTAAAAATCGatcaactttataaaaataggcTAAAATATGCAGTCGTTTTAAAATCAGGTTcgcctttaaaatttaaagaatcttCCGAAAGGAAAGACTTTTCATGGAAGATAGCTCCATTACCTCCTAGGCtaaa TAATCGTCATTTAGATTTAGGCGATGTGTCAGCATCGAATTCAGCACATTTCATTGCTGCATTAGACTCCGATGTTCAGGGTGTCCAGGTTGACTTTGACGATGGACACTGTCCAACATGGAGAAACCAATTACTCGCATTCAACAATATCAATCTTGCAGTGAATGGTAAACTTCCTGGAGCTCCCATTAGTATTACCACTTGTCCCATTTTAATGCTTCGACCTAGAGCATGGAATATGATAGATCACGATATTTTG ATTGATGGTAAAGAAGCTATTGGTGCTCTAGTTGATTTTGGTATTCTCATGTTTCACAATGCCAAGAAACTACATGAAGCGAACAGCGGTCCATACTTTTATCTGTCCAAGTTAGAAGGTGCATCCGAAGCTCGCCTTTggaatgaaatatttgtatggACACAGAAACAGCTTGATATACCTCAACAAACTATAAAAGCATgtgttttaatagaaaatattgtttcaacATTCGAAATGGatgaaatattatatgcatTGAAGGATCATTGCATCGGTTTGAATTGTGGTATTTGGGACTACTGTGCTTCAATTGTTgcaaaatttg GAGATAAAAGAGAATTTTTATTGCCGGAtagaaataaatacgtaaatatggACCAAAAGTTTCTCAACAGTTACATGAAATTGGTAGTTAATACTTGTCACTCGAGAGGCGCTTTGGCTACCGGGGGCATGGCGGCCGCAATGCTCAAGCCGGGCACCGATGGGACTGACGAAtc GTCGAAGATCATAGTGAACAAAGTGCTCGAAGCCAAGCTGAAGGAAATCGAGGCGGGCGTCGATGGCTTCATGGTGTACGATTCACGTATTGTACCATATGTAAATgag ctcTGGAAGAAAAGCGGTGCAACTCCAAATCAAATTCATCGCATATTAGACCTTAAAGTAACACCAGAGGATCTATTATTGATTCCAAGCGGTGGCGTCACTATGCAAGGATTGAAGCACAATGTGGCGGTCACGATCCTCTTCATATATCACTGGTTGGCGGGTATCGGTCATTTCTTCTATAGTGGTAATGTTGAAGATTCGGCGACTGCGGAAATTTCTAGAACACAGATTTGGCAGTGGATTCGATTTTCG cCTTATTTGGAAGAAGATTCAAATAAACAAGTAACATTGAAACTGGTCGAAAAGGTCGCGTCGAACTTCGCTGCGCACGCGCATAAAAACCTCTGCCGCTCGAACGCGGAACGGAAACGACTCACAGCAGCCATGTACATGAGCTTAGAATTATTCCTATGCCGAAACCCGCCAGAATTTATAACCAGCTATCTAAACGACAATCACAAATTCAgaacattacataataaatcgCTTCTGAGTAacctttaa
- the LOC125072328 gene encoding telomere length and silencing protein 1 homolog translates to MEESKESIVEIEEIKFKPKKKKNIRQRIKIEDEDSEDEEFILARLQEAKEIQKLRERPNGVSIVALATGQKTSLVEEVTCKDPYNIKAGGMVNMQALKSGKVKQVDDAYDTGIGTQFSAETNKRDEDEEMMKYIEEQLAKRKEGNDDNKKDNDDGEALKYLAPEEAALLSLPEHLRASAAHRSEEMLSNQMLSGIPEVDLGIDAKIKNIEATEEAKMKLLWERHNKKDGPSQFVPTNMAVNFVQHNRFNLDSANSKKRKVEKPESKKVEPNVIDESVNKIVKKAKGERATDDYHYEKFRKQFRRY, encoded by the exons atggaaGAATCTAAAGAATCCATAGTCGaaattgaagaaataaaatttaaaccaaaaaaaaagaagaacatAAGGCAAAGAATAAAAATTGAAGATGAGGATTCTGAAGATGAGGAATTTATATTAGCAAGACTACAGGAGGCGAAAGAAATACAGAAACTACGAGAAAGACCGAACGGTGTTAGCATCGTCGCTCTAGCAACAGGACAAAAAACTTCGTTAGTTGAAGAAGTTACTTGTAAGGAcccatataatattaaagccgGTGGTATGGTGAATATGCAGGCTTTGAAAAGTGGGAAAGTTAAACAGGTTGATGATGCATACGACACTGGCATTGGAACGCAATTTTCTGCTGAAACAAATAAACGTGACGAAGATGAAGAAATGATGAAATATATAGAAGAGCAGTTAGCCAAGCGAAAAG aaGGAAATGATGATAACAAAAAAGATAATGATGATGGTGAGGCACTTAAATACTTAGCACCCGAGGAAGCAGCTTTACTCTCGCTACCAGAACATTTACGTGCATCTGCTGCACATAGATCTGAAGAGATGTTGTCTAACCAAATGCTAAGCGGTATTCCGGAAGTAGATCTTGGTATTGAtgcgaaaataaaaaacattgaagCAACTGAAGAAGCTAAAATGAAACTTTTGTGGGAAAGGCATAACAAAAAAGATGGACCGTCACAATTTGTACCTACAAATATGGCAGTCAACTTTGTTCAacataatagatttaatttagatAGCGCTAATTCTAAGAAAAGAAAAGTCGAAAAACCAGAAAGTAAAAAGGTAGAACCAAATGTGATTGATGaaagtgttaataaaattgttaagaaaGCAAAGGGCGAAAGAGCTACAGACGATTATCATTATGAGAAATTTAGGAAACAGTTTAGAAGATATTAA